The sequence CCTCGACGGCCATGCGTCGGCGGCCATTGTCTTGCGCCAAAACTACGGCAGTAACGCCAGCGACGTAATCGACGAAGTGAAAGAGAAACTCGACGTGATGAAAGCGTCTTTCCCGCCGGGCGTCGATTACAAAATCAGCTACGACGTATCCAACTTCCTGGACGCCTCGATCGAGCAGGTCATCGATACCCTCCGCGACGCCTTCATTCTGGTCGCGCTGGTGGTGTTTATCTTCCTGGGCGACTGGCGGTCTACCCTCATTCCGATTCTGGCGGTGCCGGTATCGTTGATCGGGGCCTTCTTCGTGATTCAGGGCTTTGGGTTGTCGATCAACCTCATTACGCTCTTCGCCCTGGTACTGGCCATCGGGATTGTGGTCGATGACGCCATTGTGGTGGTAGAAGCCGTGCACGCCAAGATGGAAGAAAAGCCGAAGCTAACGCCCTTTGGGGCCGTCAGGGAAGTGCTGGGCGAGATCAGCGGGGCCATTATTGCCATTACCCTCGTGATGGTGTCGGTATTCCTGCCCATCTCATTCATGTCGGGTCCTGTGGGTACGTTCTACCGGCAGTTTTCAATCACGATGGCCAGCTCGATTGTGATTTCGGCCATCATCGCCCTGACGCTGACGCCCGTTTTGTGCGCCATGCTGCTGAAAAACCACCACGGCCATCCGCCCAAAAAGAATATCCTGAGCCGGGCGATCGACCGTTTCAACCAGGGCTTCGATAAAATGACGGGCTGGTATGTGGGGCTGCTGCGGCTGATCGTCAATCGGCGCTTCGTCACGTTTGCCGTGTTGGCGGGTTTCTGCGCGGGCATTGTGTTCGTGAACAAAATTCTGCCTGCGGGTTTCATCCCAAACGAAGATCAGAGCACGATCTACGCCATCATTCAGACGCCGCCGGGCTCGACGCTGGAGAAGACCAACCAGGTGTCCCGGAATCTCCAGAAGATTTGCGAAGAGGTGCCGGGTATCGAGTCGATCTCGTCGCTGGCTGGCTACGAAATCATGACCGAGGGTCGGGGTTCCAACGCGGGTACGTGTCTGATCAACCTTAAGCCCTGGTCGGAGCGCGACAAAAACGTGAAGGAGATCATGGAAGAGTTGGAAGAGAAATCGCGGAACCTGGGCGCGACCGTCGAATTCTTCGAACCACCGGCAATTCCCGGTTTCGGTACGTCGGGCGGTTTCTCGATGCGTCTGCTCGACAAAAACACGGATACCGACTACAGCGAATTTGACAAGATCAACAAGCAGTTCATGGATAACCTGGCCAAACGCCCCGAGCTGACCGGCCTGTTTACCTTCTTCGCGGCCAACTACCCGCAGTATGAACTGGAGATCGACAACAACCTGGCCATGCAGAAAGGCGTGTCGATCGGGAAGGCGATGGACAACCTGAACATCATGATCGGTAGTACTTACGAACAGGGCTTTATCAAGTTCAACCAGTTCTTTAAAGTGTATGTACAGTCGGATCCCAGCTTCCGGCGGTTACCGTCTGACCTGCTGAAGCTGTTCGTCAAGAATGATGAGGGCGAAATGGTACCGTACTCGTCGTTCATGAAGCTGAAAAAAGGGCAGGGACCGAACGAGATTACCCGCTTCAACCTGTACAACTCGGCGGCTATCCAGGGGCTTCCCGCCAAAGGCTACACCACGGCCGACGCCATTGCAGCGATCCGGGAGGTGGCCGCCAAGACGCTGCCAAAAGGGTACGACATCGCGTTTGAGGGGCTATCCTACGACGAATCGATCCGGGGCAATGAGTCGCTCTACGTCTTCCTGATCGTGTTGGCCTTCGTCTATATGGTGCTGGCGGCGCAGTATGAGAGCTTCATCATTCCGCTGGCCGTAGTGTTCTCGCTGCCGGTTGGGGTATTCGGCTCATTCCTGCTGCTGAAGCTCATGGGTCTGGAAAACAACATCTACGCGCAGATCGGCCTCATCATGCTGGTTGGTCTGTTGGGTAAAAACGCCGTACTGATTGTGGAGTTTGCCGTGCAGAAACGACAGCAGGGCGAGACGATCCTGAACGCGGCGATTGAAGGGGCCAAAGTTCGTTTCCGCCCGATCCTGATGACCTCCTTTGCGTTCGTCGCCGGTCTGATTCCGCTGATCCTCGCCAAAGGAGCGGGCGCCATTGGCAACCGCACCATCGGTGCTTCGGCCATGGGGGGCATGCTGTTCGGCACCATTTTCGGGGTTATCATCATCCCCGGCCTGTATTACATCTTTGGTTCACTGGCCGACGGCCGCAAGATGATCCGGGATGAAGACGAATCACCATTAACTGAAGCCATTGAGCCGCACTATGTTGAGGAAACAGATCATGCATAAAGGAATCGTTGTGGGGGGGATCTTACTGGCCATTGGGGCCTGCAAAGCCCCCCAAACAACCATCCGGGACGAAAACCGGGGTGTTCCCGGTAAGTACAGCTACACGTCGGACACCACGAATGCGGCGCGGATCAAGTGGCAGGACTTCTTTCCCGATCAGAACCTGCGCAACCTGATCGACACGGCCCTGCTCAACAACCAGGAACTGAACATCACGTTGCAGGAGATTGCCGTTTCGCAGAATGAAGTACTGGCTCGTCAGGGGGAATACAGGCCCTTCGTGGGTGTCCGTGGTGGAGCCGGTGTCGATAAAGTGGGGCGATATACCAACATCGGTGCTCTGGAAAAGAACATCGACATCGCCCCGGACCGGGAAACGCCCGAACCCCTGCCCGATTTTCTGATCAGCGCTTTTGCCACCTGGGAGGTCGATATCTGGCACAAGCTCAGGAACGCCAAGCAGGCGGCCGTAAACCGGTATCTGGCGTCGGTAGAGGGTCGGAATTTCATGGTGACTAACCTCATCGCCGAAATCGCGACGTCGTACTATGAGTTGCTGGCCCTTGATAATCAGCTGGCGATTGTTCGGCAGAACATCGAGGTGCAGAACAACGTACTGTCGATTATCCGGCAGGAGAAGGAAGCCGCCAAGGTGACCGAACTGGCCGTTCGGCGGTTTGAAGCGCAGGTATTGAACACCCAGAGTATTCAGTTCGATCTTCAGCAGCGAATCATCGAAACCGAAAACCGGATCAATTTTCTGGTAGGCCGTTACCCGCAGCCGGTGGCTCGCAACGCGGCGGCGTTTAATGGTACGGGGTTGCCTACGGTCACTACGGGTCTGCCCTCGCAACTGCTGGCCAACCGCCCCGACATCCGGCAGGCCGAGTTGAACCTGATAGCCGCTAAGCTGGACGTGAAATCGGCACAGGCGAATTTTTACCCTTCTTTGCGGCTGTCGGCAGCCCTTGGTCTGAATGCGTTCACGCCGGGGTATCTGTTCAATCCGGCGTCGATGCTCTCGTCACTGGCGGGCGATCTGGTTGGACCAATCGTGAACAAGAACGGTATCCGGGCCACGTACAACACCGCTACGGCCAAGCAGTTGCAGGCCGTTTATCAGTACGAACGAACGGTGCTGAACGCCTTCACGGAAGTGACGAACCAGCTGTCGCGGATCGATAACCTGGGCAAGAGCTACGAACGGAAAGAGAAGGAAGTACAGGCGCTGACCCAGTCGATCAGCATTTCCAACAGCCTGTTCCGCTCAGCCCGCGCCGACTACATGGAAGTACTGCTTACCCAACGCGACGCGCAGGAGTCGCGCCTGCAACTGGTAGAAACCCGTATGCAACAGCTAACGGCTACGGTCGCCGTATACCGTGCGCTGGGTGGCGGCTGGAACTAGGGTTGTTGTCATTCGTTGTGCAAAATTTCACGGCGAACGGCAACGAATGCCTATTTAATGACGGCACAGCCAAATGACCGTTTCTCCTAACCACGTACCTTTGTGGCTATGAGTTACCTACCTGTCAAGCAACTGCTTCAGACGGAACCTGGCCAGACCGTGACGGTGAAAGGCTGGGTACGTACCAAGCGCGAAAGCAAAAACGCTGTCTTCATCGCCCTCAACGACGGCTCCACTATCCATACGATTCAGGCGGTGGCCGAAGCGGGTCAATTGCCCGACGAAACACTCCGCCTCATTACCACCGGCGCCTGCGTGGCTATCACGGGTGAGCTGGTTGCTTCGCAGGGCGCGGGGCAGGCGGTAGAAGTTAAAATCACCGACGTACACATCTACGGCCCGGCCGACCCCGAGAAATACCCACTGCAACCCAAGCGGCACTCGCTCGAATTCCTGCGTGAGATTGCGCACCTGCGGCCCCGCACTAACACGTTCAGCGCCATTCTGCGGGTACGTCATGCATTGGCCTTTGCGGTACACAAGTATTACAACGACAACGGCTTTTACTACCTCAACACGCCCATCATCACGGCGTCGGATGCTGAAGGGGCCGGTGAGATGTTCCGCGTGTCGACGCTCGACCCGATGAACCCGCCCAAAACTGAGGAGGGTAAAATTGATTACAGCCAGGATTTCTTCGGCCGCGAAACCAATCTGACGGTATCGGGCCAACTGGAAGGCGAGCTGGGTGCGCTGGCGCTGGGCAAGATTTACACCTTCGGGCCGACGTTCCGCGCCGAAAACTCGAACACCACCCGCCACCTCGCCGAGTTCTGGATGATTGAGCCCGAGATGGCGTTTTTCGAGCTGGAAGACAACATGAATCTGGCCGAAGACTTCGTGAAGTCAGTGATTCGGTACGCACTCGACCACTGCGCCGACGACCTCGCGTTCCTCGACAATCGGTTGAAGGAGGAAGAAAAGACGAAGAAAAAGGAAGAACAGAGCGAGATGAGCCTGCTCGACAAGCTGCGTTTCGTGGTCGATAACGATTTCGAGCGGCTTACCTACACGCAGGCCGTCGAGATTCTGCGCAATTCAAAACCCGCCAAGAAAGGGCAGTTCCAGTATGAGGTGAGCTGGGGAATCGACCTGCAATCGGAACACGAGCGGTATCTGGTCGAGAAGCATTTCAAGAAACCCGTTATCCTAACCAACTACCCCCGGGAAATTAAGGCGTTCTACATGAAACAGGACGACGCCCCCGCCACCAACGAACGCGGCGACGTATTCGGTCCGACGGTGCGGGCGATGGACGTGTTGTTCCCTGGCATCGGTGAAATCATCGGCGGCTCGCAGCGGGAAGACGACCTCGACAAACTCACTGCGCGGATGCACGAGGTGGGTATCGAGCCCGAAGCCATCTGGTGGTATCTGGATACGCGCCGGTTTGGCTCGGCCCCACACGCCGGTTTCGGGCTGGGCTTCGAGCGGCTGGTGCTATTCGTAACGGGCATGGGCAACATCCGCGACGTGATCCCCTTCCCCCGCACGCCCAAATCCGCTGAGTTTTAAGCTTTCTGATCGCAAAGGCGCGAGGGAAATCGCAAAGACCGCGATGTGTTTTCTTTAGTCAATGAGAAAAACACGTTGCGACCTTCGCGATTTCCCTCGCGCCTTTACGTTCAGAAACTCTTTCAAACATTCACTTATGGCTATGGTTGTAAATACGGATTGTTAAACCATTTACCCCACGTTAGTCATGATTAAGAATGATGATATTGTTGAGGATCTCAACGAACTGGTAAAAATCAATAACGACCGCATTCAAGGCTATATGAAAGCGGTTGAAGATACAGAAGACACGCAACTCGACCACCTCTTCAACGAGATGATCGTGCAGAGCCAGAACTTCCGTAGCCAGCTAGCCGACCACATCGTGCGCATCGATGGCTCGGCCGTTTCGGACGCCACCACGACCGACGTTAGCAGCAAAATTCACCGTGCCTGGATCGACATCAAGTCGGCCCTGACCGGCAAAGACCGCGACACGGTATTGAGCTCGGTGACCTTCGGTGAAAACGCTGCCGTAGAAGCCTACGAGAGTGCTATCGAGAATGATAAGCTGCCGGCTTACATCAAAGAAGACTTGACCAGCCAACTTTCGCAGCTGAAAGCCGCCCGCGAGAAGATGGAAGCGCTGAAAACGAAGTAGTACCCTGAGTAATCGGTACAAAAGGATAAGGGTGAGTTGGCTGACGCGCAAGATCTAGTCCTGTGTCAGCCAACTCACCCTTATCCTTTTGTACCGATCACGTTGTTATGCGCCAGCAGGCAGTGGCATATCCTGCAAATCGTCGTCCGTTAGTTTGATCTCGGCAGCGGCGGTGTTTTCCTCCAAATGCTTCACTGACGACGTACCTGGAATCAACAGCATCATGGGCGATGCAGCCAACAGCCACGCCAGGGCAATCTGATGCTCGGTGGCATTGTGGCGTTCGGCCACCCGCTTGATGGCGGCGGCGTTACCCAGATCACCACCACCCAGTGGATACCACGGGATGAAAGCAATGTTCTGGTCTTCGCAATAAGCCAACACGTCGTTCCATTTCTGTTGCCCGAAGCTGTACATATTCTGTACCGACACCACTTCAAAATACTGCTGGGCTTCTTTGATCTGCTCGACGGTTACTTCCGATAGGCCGATGTGCTTGATCTTGCCTTGCTGCTGCGCTTCTTTCAGGAAGCCGAGGTATTCTTCCGACGGCACTTTATCATCAAAGCGGTGGAGCTGGTACAGTTGAATCTGCTCTAGTTTCAGCCGTTTCAGGCTACCATTCAGCGCTTCCTCCAAGTGCTTGCGGCTACCGTCGACGGGCCACTGATTCGGGCCGGTACGTAGCAATGCCCCTTTCGTGCCGATTACCAGATCGTTTGCATACGGATGGAGGGCTTCGGCAATTAGTTCTTCCGATACGAAAGGCCCGTAGCTATCGGCGGTGTCGATAAAGTTAATGCCGAGGTCGAGGCAGCGTTTCAGCACGCGTAGGGCTTCATCGCGGTCTTTGGGCGGCCCCCAGATGCCTTCGCCGGTGATGCGCATGGCTCCGTAGCCCATTCGGTTGACGGTCAAATCACCGCCGAGTGTAATTGTTCCCGACGCTACGGCCGGTTTGTCTGTTGTTGACTGCATGGGTAATACTTGTTGAAACATGAATTGAGCCAGTCGGTGCCTGTCTCCTATCCTTCTACTAAACCATACCAGCAACTGTTTGCTCCAAACCGATTTTTCTTTGGCTGCCCGTACCTGGCCTCTGATAACACCTCACCGAACGTACTCGTAGCGCACCACTTTGGGCCCAGAATAGGGCTCCCAGTTTAAGTTTTCCGACAGGGTGATAACGTCGCTAATTACACGCCCCTTACTGTCCAGTGTTTGCTGACGTTCTTCGACTTTACCCGGCCGATACGCCGGTGCGTACGAATCAACCCGTACGCTAGTCCCGTCGTAATGGTATACTTTATAGCTGCTGACAGTGCCAACTGGCTGCTGGTACTCTTCACGTACTAGCTTACCCGACTCATAGGTATTTACGACGCGGGCGTTCAACTGACCTTCGCGTGTATAGTACGCGACTTGTATCGGCTGTTTGTCCCTGTTATAATCCGTATGGACGTAGCTAACTAAATGCCGCCAGTTGGTCGGCGGCGTCTGATTGTCGATAAAATAATCACTTTCAATCATCCTGTCCGGACTTGGGTACGTGTAAACCCATTCCCTACCCGAACGCCAGGGCTCCGACTGCAACAGTCGCGAATAGTCGTTGCGTTTCTGCAATCGCCCGGTTGAGTCGTACGTATAGGTCTGATAGCGTGTGACACTGAGTTCACCTCCTTTATCGTGTCCCCAGTTCTCTAGTTTCGCCAGGCGGCCGTTCTGATCATACACGTAGCGATCCTCGGTAAGGGGCCTTGTGCTGGTTTCATCTATAAACCAACGTACCCGTGCCAGGCGCCGGTCCACTTCCTGTGCAGGATCAACCGACCGGGGTTGGCAGCCAGCCAATCCGATGATAGCCACTACCATCACACTTAGCCATTGAATCTGTTTCATACAAGGATCGCACATTATGTATACCCCTAATGAACGATAGATGACGCACCTACGAAAGCGAATTTACTGAGCGACCGGACCGGCCTGCTATCAAGTTAGTTGGCTACCGCTTTTCGATGCCTTCCAGCACCCGGCGGATGACGTTGGCGCGGGCCATGAAATCGAGGGAGGCCGGTACGTCGCGGTCGTCGATCAGGGCTTTGAACCGCTGCAACAACTCAATGTAATCCGCTAGTGCCTGCGAAACGTTGTCGCGGTTCTGGTCGAAAATGGGTGCCCACATTTGTGGTGAGCTTTTCGCCAGCCGGACGGTACTCCCGAAACCCGTGCTCGCCATATCGAAAATGGCCTGCTCGTCCTTTTCTTTTTCCAGCACCGTCAGGCCCAGCGCGAAGGCGCTTACGTGGCTCAGGTGCGACACGTAGGCGAGGTGCAGGTCGTGTTCCTGCGGCGTCATGTAAAAGAGCTTCATGCCGATATCGGAAAACAGTGCTTCGGCCAGTTTCAGGCTATCCGGATGGCTTTTTTCGCGATCGCAGATGATCAGGTTTTTACCGGGCAACAGTTCTTTGAACGCCGCGCCGGGACCCGAGTTTTCGGTACCCGCCATTGGGTGCGCCGCGACAAACTGCGGACGATTTGGGTGCGCGTCGGCCAGCGCACAGATGCTTTCTTTAGTCGACCCCAGATCGAGCACCGTTGCCCCAGCGGGCAGTTGATCCAGCACACTCGGCAACAGGGACAGAATGGTGTTAACGGGTGTAGCTAACACCACCAGCGTACTTTGGGCGAGGGCCTCATCCAGCGGCAGGATGGTATCGACAATGCCTTTGGCCAAGGCCAGTTGGCCGTGTACGGCCGACGCATCGACGCCCACAAAGGTGGCTTTGGGGTATTTTTCCCGAACGGCCAGCGCAAACGAGCCGCCCAGCAAGCCAATACCGATGATGCTGATAGTCATGTTGTATAACGTCTGACGTTTTATGTCGTGGGAGCCTAGCCGTTAGCGGTTAGCCGGCTTACAGCTTCCCAAATGTGCTCTTTCGGCATACAGAGCGACACCCGGATGTACCGATTGCCCTTGGGACCGAAAATAAAGCCCGGCGCAATGAAAACGTGCTTGTTGTAGAGCAAATCGTCAACCAGGGCGTCGGCCGATTGAATGTGTTCGGGCAATTTAGCCCATAAAAACATCCCCTCCTGATCGCGGGCGTACGTGCACTGAAGCGCGTCCAGAAACGCATAGGCGGCTTCAAGGCGGCCCTCATAGACCGCATTCCGTTCGGCATGCCACTCGTCGGTATTGGCCAAGGCAGCGGCAGCGGCCGTTTGCAGCGCCAGAAACATGCCCGAATCGACGTTACTTTTAATCGTCAGCACCGAGTCGATGTAAGGCTTGGCGGCGGCCAGCCACCCAATGCGCCACCCCGCCATGTTGTGCGATTTGCTCATCGAATTCAGTTCGACGGCTACGTCTTTCGCGCCATCGACCGACAACAGGCTGATGGGCGCCTTCTTGTTCAGAATCAGGCTGTAAGGGTTGTCGTGGCAGAGCAGTACCCGGTGGTCGTGCGCGAACCGGACCGCGCGCTCGAACAGGGCTTTACTCGCCGGTGCGCCCGTTGGCATGTGTGGGTAATTGAGCCAGATGATCCGGGTACGTTCGGTGACTAGTTCGGCCATCTGCGCCCAGTCGGGTTGCCAGTTGTTGTCTTCCTGGAGCGAATATTCGAGCACCTTCGCGCCCACCATCTGACTCACCGCCCGGTAGGCCGGGTAGCCCAGCTCGGGCACCAGGACCTCGTCACCCTCGTTTAAAAACGTCAGCGACAGGTGGGTGATCCCTTCTTTCGAACCAATCAGCGGTAGCAATTCCGTCTCCGGGTCAAGCGTGACGCCGTAGGTACGTTGGTAGAAACCCGCGATAGCCTGCCGAAGGGCTGGAATGCCTTTGTACGACTGATAGCCATGCGCCCCCGGCTGATAGGCCGACTGCGTCAGTGCTTTCAGCGTGGCGTCGGATGGCATCATATCGGGGTTACCGATACCTATGTTGATGACATCATGACCAGCGGCCTGTAGCGTTCGCACTTCGGCCAGCTTGATCGAGAAGTAATATTCCTGTGCCTGATTGGCCCGGTGGGCGAGAGGGATAATCATAAAAAGAAAACGGTCCAACGGTTAAGGTCCAAAGTCTGAAGTAGCTGACGTCCAGACCAGACGCGACAACTAACTTTAGACTTTGGACCTTAACCGTTGAACCTCTTTACGCTTAGTTCAAAAACGTCAGCCGGAGATCGTTCAGTTGGCTCTTGATCGACGCGTCGACTTGTTGGTCGCCTACGCGCAATACGTAACCGCCAATCAGTCTTGGGTCGATTTTCTCTTCCAGCTCAACCAGTTTCGCCTTTGTCAGCGACTGTACTTTCGCCTTCAGCTGCGTGCGCAGTTCATCGGTCAGGGGCGTGGTGGTGATCACCGTGGCCCGCTCGACGCCCTTCATCACGTCGACTTGTTGGTTGAACGCAACGGCAATATCTTCGAGGATGTTATCGCGGCCTTTCTGCGCTACGATCTGGAAGAACGACAACGTCATAGGATTCAGCCGACTGCCGAATACCGCGTTGATGATGCTCCACTTCTTCGCGTTGCGCACGATGGGGTTCTTCAGCAACACACCCAATTGCCGGTTTTCAGCGAGTGTCTTCTGGAAGAACTGCATATCGCCCGACAATTCCTGTACAATTCCTTTCTCCTGCGCCAGGTCGATCAACGACTTGGCGTAGCGGGTAGCAACGGTTCCTACGGCCATGATTTCGTGCTTAGTTTAAGCGTGACGAAGCCACCAGGTCCTGAACCAGTTTCTCCTGTGATGATTTATCGGCCAATTCGCGACGGAGCACTTTCTCCGCTACTTCGATTGACAGGTTCACCACCTCTTTTTTCATGGATGCGACAAGGGCCTGCCGCTCATTCTGCATGGCTTCGCGGGCCTGCTCGAGCATCCGCTGTCCTTCAACAGCCGCTTTGTCGCGGGCATCGGCCACCAGTTTGTCGGCGGTTTCTTTGGCACCACGCAGGATGGTATCACGCTCGATGCGGGCCTGCGCCAGAATCTGTTCGTTTTCGGCTTTCAGTTTGGCCATCTCGCCGCGTGTCTTTTCGGCCAGATCCAGCGCGCCCTGAATGTTGTCTTCACGCTCTTTCAGGCTCTGCGTGATGGGCTTCCAGGCAAATTTGCTCAGCAGGAAAAACAAAAGGCCAAAGATGACCACCTGCCAGAACAATAGGCCAAGATCGGGGGTGAGCAGTTCCATAGTCAGTTATAAACGATAAAATGAAGTATAAAACGGTACGTCTTCTTTTGTTTTTGACGGAACGTACCTGACTACGGCAACCCCAATAGTCAGGTACGTTTCCAAATGCGGTGCACCCCGTGCGCCATTGCCTACTGCGTTGGCGGAGTACGT comes from Fibrella aestuarina BUZ 2 and encodes:
- a CDS encoding prephenate dehydrogenase, which translates into the protein MTISIIGIGLLGGSFALAVREKYPKATFVGVDASAVHGQLALAKGIVDTILPLDEALAQSTLVVLATPVNTILSLLPSVLDQLPAGATVLDLGSTKESICALADAHPNRPQFVAAHPMAGTENSGPGAAFKELLPGKNLIICDREKSHPDSLKLAEALFSDIGMKLFYMTPQEHDLHLAYVSHLSHVSAFALGLTVLEKEKDEQAIFDMASTGFGSTVRLAKSSPQMWAPIFDQNRDNVSQALADYIELLQRFKALIDDRDVPASLDFMARANVIRRVLEGIEKR
- a CDS encoding pyridoxal phosphate-dependent aminotransferase; this encodes MIIPLAHRANQAQEYYFSIKLAEVRTLQAAGHDVINIGIGNPDMMPSDATLKALTQSAYQPGAHGYQSYKGIPALRQAIAGFYQRTYGVTLDPETELLPLIGSKEGITHLSLTFLNEGDEVLVPELGYPAYRAVSQMVGAKVLEYSLQEDNNWQPDWAQMAELVTERTRIIWLNYPHMPTGAPASKALFERAVRFAHDHRVLLCHDNPYSLILNKKAPISLLSVDGAKDVAVELNSMSKSHNMAGWRIGWLAAAKPYIDSVLTIKSNVDSGMFLALQTAAAAALANTDEWHAERNAVYEGRLEAAYAFLDALQCTYARDQEGMFLWAKLPEHIQSADALVDDLLYNKHVFIAPGFIFGPKGNRYIRVSLCMPKEHIWEAVSRLTANG
- a CDS encoding efflux RND transporter permease subunit; the encoded protein is MFAKFIRRPVFAIVISIMIVFIGVLAIKKLPISQFPDIAPTTVNIFIAYPGSSADVLVKSTLITLEQAINGVQDMRYIATDATSAGEATLRIIFEPGTDPNDAVIRVKTRVDQVMPLLPELVQREGVVITPIQPSMLMYVNLYSTNKSIDEKFLFNYATVKMIPEIQRTKGIARAQILGSRRYAMRVWLNPDRMRAYNISTEEVMKAIGEQSIIGRPGRIGQSSGIAAQSLEYVLTYKGRYNKPEEYENIIVRANSAGESIHLKDIAHVELGSEFFDIYSNLDGHASAAIVLRQNYGSNASDVIDEVKEKLDVMKASFPPGVDYKISYDVSNFLDASIEQVIDTLRDAFILVALVVFIFLGDWRSTLIPILAVPVSLIGAFFVIQGFGLSINLITLFALVLAIGIVVDDAIVVVEAVHAKMEEKPKLTPFGAVREVLGEISGAIIAITLVMVSVFLPISFMSGPVGTFYRQFSITMASSIVISAIIALTLTPVLCAMLLKNHHGHPPKKNILSRAIDRFNQGFDKMTGWYVGLLRLIVNRRFVTFAVLAGFCAGIVFVNKILPAGFIPNEDQSTIYAIIQTPPGSTLEKTNQVSRNLQKICEEVPGIESISSLAGYEIMTEGRGSNAGTCLINLKPWSERDKNVKEIMEELEEKSRNLGATVEFFEPPAIPGFGTSGGFSMRLLDKNTDTDYSEFDKINKQFMDNLAKRPELTGLFTFFAANYPQYELEIDNNLAMQKGVSIGKAMDNLNIMIGSTYEQGFIKFNQFFKVYVQSDPSFRRLPSDLLKLFVKNDEGEMVPYSSFMKLKKGQGPNEITRFNLYNSAAIQGLPAKGYTTADAIAAIREVAAKTLPKGYDIAFEGLSYDESIRGNESLYVFLIVLAFVYMVLAAQYESFIIPLAVVFSLPVGVFGSFLLLKLMGLENNIYAQIGLIMLVGLLGKNAVLIVEFAVQKRQQGETILNAAIEGAKVRFRPILMTSFAFVAGLIPLILAKGAGAIGNRTIGASAMGGMLFGTIFGVIIIPGLYYIFGSLADGRKMIRDEDESPLTEAIEPHYVEETDHA
- the atpF gene encoding F0F1 ATP synthase subunit B → MELLTPDLGLLFWQVVIFGLLFFLLSKFAWKPITQSLKEREDNIQGALDLAEKTRGEMAKLKAENEQILAQARIERDTILRGAKETADKLVADARDKAAVEGQRMLEQAREAMQNERQALVASMKKEVVNLSIEVAEKVLRRELADKSSQEKLVQDLVASSRLN
- the asnS gene encoding asparagine--tRNA ligase, whose product is MSYLPVKQLLQTEPGQTVTVKGWVRTKRESKNAVFIALNDGSTIHTIQAVAEAGQLPDETLRLITTGACVAITGELVASQGAGQAVEVKITDVHIYGPADPEKYPLQPKRHSLEFLREIAHLRPRTNTFSAILRVRHALAFAVHKYYNDNGFYYLNTPIITASDAEGAGEMFRVSTLDPMNPPKTEEGKIDYSQDFFGRETNLTVSGQLEGELGALALGKIYTFGPTFRAENSNTTRHLAEFWMIEPEMAFFELEDNMNLAEDFVKSVIRYALDHCADDLAFLDNRLKEEEKTKKKEEQSEMSLLDKLRFVVDNDFERLTYTQAVEILRNSKPAKKGQFQYEVSWGIDLQSEHERYLVEKHFKKPVILTNYPREIKAFYMKQDDAPATNERGDVFGPTVRAMDVLFPGIGEIIGGSQREDDLDKLTARMHEVGIEPEAIWWYLDTRRFGSAPHAGFGLGFERLVLFVTGMGNIRDVIPFPRTPKSAEF
- a CDS encoding ferritin-like domain-containing protein, which encodes MIKNDDIVEDLNELVKINNDRIQGYMKAVEDTEDTQLDHLFNEMIVQSQNFRSQLADHIVRIDGSAVSDATTTDVSSKIHRAWIDIKSALTGKDRDTVLSSVTFGENAAVEAYESAIENDKLPAYIKEDLTSQLSQLKAAREKMEALKTK
- a CDS encoding aldo/keto reductase, whose translation is MQSTTDKPAVASGTITLGGDLTVNRMGYGAMRITGEGIWGPPKDRDEALRVLKRCLDLGINFIDTADSYGPFVSEELIAEALHPYANDLVIGTKGALLRTGPNQWPVDGSRKHLEEALNGSLKRLKLEQIQLYQLHRFDDKVPSEEYLGFLKEAQQQGKIKHIGLSEVTVEQIKEAQQYFEVVSVQNMYSFGQQKWNDVLAYCEDQNIAFIPWYPLGGGDLGNAAAIKRVAERHNATEHQIALAWLLAASPMMLLIPGTSSVKHLEENTAAAEIKLTDDDLQDMPLPAGA
- a CDS encoding TolC family protein yields the protein MHKGIVVGGILLAIGACKAPQTTIRDENRGVPGKYSYTSDTTNAARIKWQDFFPDQNLRNLIDTALLNNQELNITLQEIAVSQNEVLARQGEYRPFVGVRGGAGVDKVGRYTNIGALEKNIDIAPDRETPEPLPDFLISAFATWEVDIWHKLRNAKQAAVNRYLASVEGRNFMVTNLIAEIATSYYELLALDNQLAIVRQNIEVQNNVLSIIRQEKEAAKVTELAVRRFEAQVLNTQSIQFDLQQRIIETENRINFLVGRYPQPVARNAAAFNGTGLPTVTTGLPSQLLANRPDIRQAELNLIAAKLDVKSAQANFYPSLRLSAALGLNAFTPGYLFNPASMLSSLAGDLVGPIVNKNGIRATYNTATAKQLQAVYQYERTVLNAFTEVTNQLSRIDNLGKSYERKEKEVQALTQSISISNSLFRSARADYMEVLLTQRDAQESRLQLVETRMQQLTATVAVYRALGGGWN
- the atpH gene encoding ATP synthase F1 subunit delta, producing MAVGTVATRYAKSLIDLAQEKGIVQELSGDMQFFQKTLAENRQLGVLLKNPIVRNAKKWSIINAVFGSRLNPMTLSFFQIVAQKGRDNILEDIAVAFNQQVDVMKGVERATVITTTPLTDELRTQLKAKVQSLTKAKLVELEEKIDPRLIGGYVLRVGDQQVDASIKSQLNDLRLTFLN